One Choloepus didactylus isolate mChoDid1 chromosome 8, mChoDid1.pri, whole genome shotgun sequence DNA window includes the following coding sequences:
- the APOBEC1 gene encoding C->U-editing enzyme APOBEC-1: protein MTSETGPSPGDATLRRRIQPWEFEVFFDPRELRREACLLYEIKWGSSSKIWRNSGQNTSKHVEVNFIEKFTSERPFCPTISCSIVWFLSWSPCWECSKAIRAFLSQRPNVTLVIYVARLFHHMDQQNRQGLRDLINSGVTIQIMTASEYDYCWRNFVNYSPGEEAHWPRYPPSWTMMYALELRCIILSLPPCLKISRRCQHRLTFFSLNFRNCHHQMILPHTLFAMGMIQPSVTWR, encoded by the exons ATGACTTCTGAGACAG GTCCTTCACCTGGAGATGCCACCTTGAG GAGAAGAATCCAACCTTGGGAATTTGAAGTCTTCTTCGACCCAAGAGAACTCCGTAGAGAGGCCTGTCTGCTCTATGAAATCAAGTGGGGCAGTAGCAGTAAGATCTGGCGAAACTCTGGCCAAAACACCTCCAAGCATGTTGAAGTTAATTTTATAGAAAAGTTTACTTCAGAAAGACCATTTTGCCCAACGATCAGCTGCTCCATCGTCTGGTTCTTATCCTGGAGTCCCTGCTGGGAATGCTCCAAGGCAATTCGAGCATTTTTGAGTCAGCGCCCCAACGTCACTCTGGTTATTTATGTAGCCAGGCTTTTTCACCACATGGATCAACAGAACCGGCAAGGGCTCAGAGACCTCATAAACAGTGGTGTGACTATCCAGATTATGACAGCCTCAG AGTATGATTATTGCTGGAGGAATTTTGTCAACTACTCACCTGGGGAAGAAGCTCACTGGCCAAGATACCCACCTTCATGGACAATGATGTATGCCCTGGAACTCCGCTGCATAATCCTA AGTCTTCCACCCTGTTTGAAGATTTCAAGAAGATGCCAGCATCGGCTTACATTTTTCAGTCTTAATTTTCGAAATTGCCATCACCAAATGATTCTGCCCCATACTCTTTTTGCTATGGGGATGATACAACCTTCTGTGACTTGGAGATGA